In the bacterium genome, one interval contains:
- a CDS encoding NTP transferase domain-containing protein: MPRRGRRARGLRDADLRRGTVAAALRIVDAVVLAGGPPAPALTGSALPKAFAPVGGSTMVERVLSALRATPHIGRIALAGPASVPPAIAAAATMTVVATGGLLDNLAAGLAALGGPRPVDASRGAVSVLVAAADVPLLTSAAVAAFLDAADAADADAAYAIVSREDVVRAFPGVRKTFVRLADGTFTGGSLILLRPAAFVRVRPILERAVRARKRPWDLARLFGLGTLVGLATGRLRIAALERRAEAVAGLRARAIVCRDPGVALDVDTPEVLDVVRAVLAPAPGAAVHVG, from the coding sequence ATCCCTCGCCGCGGACGCCGGGCACGAGGTCTTCGTGACGCGGACCTTCGCAGAGGAACGGTAGCGGCCGCGCTCAGGATTGTCGACGCGGTCGTCCTGGCAGGCGGGCCGCCAGCTCCCGCGCTGACCGGCAGCGCGCTTCCAAAGGCGTTTGCGCCGGTCGGGGGCTCCACGATGGTGGAGCGGGTCCTTTCGGCCCTACGCGCCACCCCGCACATCGGCCGCATCGCGCTTGCGGGTCCTGCATCCGTTCCGCCGGCGATCGCCGCCGCGGCGACGATGACGGTCGTCGCCACGGGCGGACTCCTCGACAACCTGGCGGCAGGGCTTGCCGCGCTCGGCGGTCCCCGGCCCGTGGATGCCTCCCGCGGTGCCGTTTCCGTCCTCGTGGCGGCGGCCGACGTGCCCCTCCTCACCTCCGCCGCGGTGGCCGCGTTTCTCGACGCGGCCGACGCGGCGGACGCCGACGCGGCGTACGCGATCGTGTCGCGTGAGGACGTCGTGCGCGCCTTTCCCGGCGTACGGAAGACGTTCGTGCGCCTCGCCGACGGAACATTCACCGGCGGGAGCCTCATCCTGCTGCGCCCCGCGGCGTTCGTTCGCGTCCGCCCGATCCTCGAGCGCGCCGTCCGCGCCCGCAAGCGCCCATGGGACTTGGCGCGGCTGTTCGGCCTCGGGACACTCGTCGGGCTCGCGACCGGGCGGCTCCGCATCGCGGCCCTGGAGCGCCGGGCCGAGGCGGTGGCGGGGCTCCGCGCCCGCGCGATCGTCTGCCGGGATCCGGGCGTCGCCCTCGACGTCGACACGCCTGAGGTCCTGGACGTCGTGCGGGCCGTTCTCGCGCCCGCGCCCGGTGCCGCGGTACACGTCGGGTGA
- the ispE gene encoding 4-(cytidine 5'-diphospho)-2-C-methyl-D-erythritol kinase, translated as MKELHLNAYAKVNLTLDVLGDRSDGYHDIETILHTVELHDSITLREDGDGIAVRCASPEVPEDTQNIVHRAAALLRETFRVPRGVEVELTKTIPIASGLGGGSSDAAVTLLGLAQMWKLRLDERQLLELAGQIGSDVPFFLAGGAALALGRGERIQPLRPLPTTWVVLARPPLQISTEWAYGVLDHATERRRPDTRAVMRALETEDPAEVGRLLYNVFEDVVESHHPAVRALRERIAAHRPLGVSMSGTGPVMFALAANEADARTIAASLAADAGHEVFVTRTFAEER; from the coding sequence GTGAAGGAGCTGCACCTCAACGCGTACGCCAAAGTCAATCTGACGCTCGATGTGCTCGGCGATCGCTCGGACGGGTATCACGACATCGAAACGATTCTGCACACCGTCGAATTGCACGACTCGATCACCCTGCGGGAGGACGGGGACGGCATCGCCGTCCGCTGCGCGAGTCCCGAAGTGCCGGAGGACACGCAGAACATCGTGCACCGCGCGGCCGCCCTGCTCCGGGAGACCTTTCGCGTGCCCCGCGGCGTCGAGGTCGAGCTGACGAAGACGATCCCGATCGCGTCCGGCCTCGGCGGGGGCTCGAGCGACGCGGCCGTCACGCTGCTGGGACTCGCACAGATGTGGAAGCTGCGCCTCGACGAGCGGCAGTTGTTGGAGTTGGCCGGCCAGATCGGCTCCGACGTGCCCTTCTTCCTGGCCGGCGGGGCGGCGCTGGCGTTGGGACGCGGCGAGCGGATTCAGCCGCTCCGGCCGCTGCCGACCACGTGGGTGGTGCTGGCGCGGCCCCCGCTGCAGATCTCGACGGAGTGGGCGTACGGGGTGTTGGACCACGCGACCGAGCGGCGCCGGCCGGATACGCGCGCCGTCATGCGGGCGCTCGAGACCGAGGATCCCGCCGAAGTCGGACGGCTGCTCTACAACGTGTTCGAGGACGTGGTGGAATCTCACCATCCCGCCGTCCGCGCGCTCCGCGAGCGCATCGCGGCGCACCGTCCGCTCGGCGTGTCGATGTCGGGCACGGGCCCGGTGATGTTCGCGCTCGCCGCCAACGAGGCCGACGCGAGGACGATCGCCGCATCCCTCGCCGCGGACGCCGGGCACGAGGTCTTCGTGACGCGGACCTTCGCAGAGGAACGGTAG
- a CDS encoding LCP family protein, producing MVRGLVIGFAAALAGAVAVAALRAEPAGPTFAWPFRVTGRTNVLVMGLDRTVSDRNPNVVYPVSRTDTLIAVGFDPGSRRVHVLSIPRDTRAAIPGHGTDKINAAHAYGDLALTRRTVENFTGVAFPYYITMTERGYVHLIDAVGGVTIRIDKDLNYDDNWDGLHVHLKKGNRRLGGQAAIEYARFRHDPLGDIGRIRRQQQVVDALVAELRRPRVVFRAGRILTVFREDIATNLRPEQLIALGWFAARLPKDGIDRGTLPGRFGASDWLPDPAEDRATIARMFYGMDAADLARTSVEVLTSGAGRDAVGDALARLGALGVRVVRVASAPDAAESVLVVHQGDTRVAAVIAAGTRMSRVLVEPASTAAVTAAAPRGTAPAEFTLVLGRGYGAQVTPPPTP from the coding sequence GTGGTCCGGGGCCTCGTCATCGGCTTTGCAGCGGCGCTGGCCGGCGCCGTGGCCGTCGCGGCCCTCCGCGCGGAGCCGGCGGGGCCGACGTTCGCGTGGCCGTTCCGCGTCACCGGACGCACCAACGTGCTCGTGATGGGCCTCGATCGGACCGTCAGCGACCGGAACCCCAACGTGGTCTACCCGGTCAGCCGCACCGACACGCTCATCGCCGTCGGCTTCGATCCCGGCTCGCGCCGTGTCCACGTCCTGAGCATCCCGCGCGACACCCGGGCGGCCATCCCCGGCCACGGCACGGACAAGATCAACGCGGCGCACGCCTACGGCGACCTCGCGCTCACCCGGCGGACGGTGGAGAATTTCACGGGCGTCGCGTTCCCGTACTACATCACGATGACCGAGCGCGGCTACGTCCATCTGATCGACGCGGTCGGCGGCGTGACCATCCGCATCGACAAGGACCTCAACTACGACGACAACTGGGACGGGCTGCACGTCCATTTGAAGAAAGGCAACCGCCGGCTGGGCGGCCAGGCCGCGATCGAATACGCCCGGTTCCGCCACGACCCGCTCGGCGATATCGGACGGATCCGGCGCCAGCAGCAGGTCGTCGACGCGCTCGTGGCCGAACTGCGCCGGCCGCGGGTCGTGTTCCGCGCCGGCCGGATTCTCACCGTCTTTCGCGAGGACATCGCCACGAATCTCCGGCCGGAGCAGCTGATCGCGCTCGGATGGTTCGCCGCGCGCCTGCCAAAGGACGGCATCGACCGCGGCACGCTCCCGGGGCGGTTCGGCGCCTCGGATTGGCTGCCGGACCCGGCCGAAGACCGGGCCACGATCGCGCGGATGTTCTACGGCATGGACGCCGCCGACTTGGCGCGGACGTCCGTCGAAGTATTGACGTCCGGCGCAGGCCGCGACGCCGTCGGGGACGCGCTCGCCCGCCTCGGCGCCCTCGGCGTGCGAGTGGTCCGCGTCGCCTCCGCTCCCGATGCCGCCGAGAGCGTGCTCGTCGTGCACCAGGGCGACACCCGGGTGGCCGCGGTCATCGCCGCCGGCACGCGGATGAGCCGCGTCCTCGTCGAGCCGGCCTCAACGGCGGCGGTCACCGCGGCGGCGCCGCGCGGGACGGCGCCGGCAGAATTCACCCTCGTCCTGGGGCGCGGCTACGGCGCCCAGGTGACCCCGCCGCCCACCCCGTAG
- the rsmA gene encoding 16S rRNA (adenine(1518)-N(6)/adenine(1519)-N(6))-dimethyltransferase RsmA translates to MGAGLISGEPPASPAATRALLRRFGVRPTKRWGQHFLVSARVLDVIVASAELSLRDTVLEVGPGLGTLTEALAARAGAVIAVEVDPRLVRVLAARAGTLPNVRIVHGDALHMDLAALLPDPGSAGARKAVANLPYNIAAPLLLRLLEPGLGMARLVVTVQREVAERIAAGPGTAAYGRLSVAVRYRAAARIVSRIPPGAFLPAPDVESSVLALVPHPRPPVRVDDEARLFRVVAAGFGHRRKTLANALARGLELSPAAVASACRAAGVDPRARAETLGLEAFAALTRALYPADR, encoded by the coding sequence GTGGGAGCGGGCCTCATTAGCGGCGAGCCGCCGGCGAGTCCCGCGGCGACCCGTGCGCTGCTGCGGCGGTTCGGCGTCCGTCCCACGAAGCGCTGGGGCCAGCATTTTCTCGTCAGCGCCCGGGTGCTCGACGTTATCGTCGCGTCCGCGGAGCTGTCCCTTCGCGACACGGTGCTGGAGGTCGGGCCCGGGCTCGGCACTCTGACCGAGGCGCTGGCCGCGCGGGCCGGCGCCGTGATCGCCGTCGAAGTCGATCCCCGTCTGGTGCGCGTGCTGGCGGCCCGCGCCGGCACGCTGCCCAACGTCCGCATCGTGCACGGCGACGCCCTGCACATGGACCTCGCGGCGCTGCTGCCGGACCCGGGGAGCGCCGGTGCCCGCAAGGCCGTCGCGAATCTGCCCTACAACATCGCGGCCCCGCTCCTGCTGCGCCTGCTCGAACCCGGCCTCGGGATGGCCCGGCTCGTCGTGACCGTCCAGCGCGAGGTCGCGGAGCGCATCGCCGCCGGACCCGGGACGGCGGCCTATGGGCGCCTCTCGGTCGCGGTGCGGTATCGGGCGGCCGCCAGGATCGTGTCGCGGATTCCGCCCGGGGCGTTTCTCCCGGCCCCGGACGTGGAATCGTCGGTGCTGGCCCTGGTGCCCCACCCGCGTCCGCCCGTGCGAGTTGACGATGAGGCGCGGTTGTTTCGGGTCGTGGCGGCCGGCTTCGGCCACCGCCGCAAGACGCTGGCCAACGCCCTTGCGCGCGGACTGGAGTTGTCCCCGGCCGCGGTCGCCTCTGCCTGCCGCGCCGCCGGTGTCGATCCGCGCGCCCGCGCGGAGACCCTCGGACTCGAGGCGTTCGCCGCCCTGACCCGTGCCCTGTACCCGGCCGATCGCTGA
- a CDS encoding 3D domain-containing protein encodes MPPGTSAVSAGPLRAGTARQAVRACLFLGLLLPMVAVLATWGLPVGRTVHISVDGRQLTFRSYRGTVGDAAESAQITMHPGDRLVPAADTLLWPGIQVAVIRSVPLTLHVGTDSSPVQVAATTVAEALRTLGVPLGPIDRVYPDPGTALVAGMRVTVERREWRTWVEQRPVAFSSRVVGDPQLFKGDRVVRSEGRAGLDQRNVEALYANGRPAAVVPHLWTALHAPVPRVIAVGTRALVAARGDFAGREYLMLDATAYYSGPNNFGGGVGPRTAVGLLAQRGVVAVDPSLIPLGTRLFIDGYGYAVAGDTGGAIQGMRIDLCFNSYDEAIHFGRRTVKVYILDRR; translated from the coding sequence ATGCCACCAGGCACGTCGGCGGTCTCCGCGGGGCCTCTCCGCGCCGGCACCGCCCGTCAGGCCGTTCGCGCGTGTCTCTTCCTCGGTCTGTTGCTTCCCATGGTCGCAGTGCTCGCCACGTGGGGCCTTCCCGTCGGGCGCACGGTGCACATCTCGGTCGACGGGCGCCAACTGACATTCCGGTCGTATCGAGGGACCGTAGGGGACGCGGCAGAGTCGGCCCAGATCACGATGCACCCCGGCGATCGGCTCGTCCCCGCGGCGGATACCTTGCTGTGGCCGGGGATTCAGGTCGCGGTGATACGGTCGGTCCCTCTGACCCTGCACGTCGGGACCGACAGCTCGCCGGTCCAGGTGGCCGCCACGACCGTCGCCGAGGCGCTGCGGACCCTGGGTGTGCCGCTTGGACCGATCGATCGCGTGTACCCGGATCCCGGCACCGCGCTTGTCGCGGGGATGCGGGTGACCGTCGAGCGGCGCGAATGGCGCACCTGGGTGGAGCAGCGGCCGGTAGCCTTTTCCTCGCGGGTCGTCGGCGACCCGCAGTTGTTCAAGGGCGATCGGGTCGTGCGGAGTGAGGGCCGGGCGGGATTGGATCAGCGGAACGTCGAGGCGCTCTACGCCAACGGCCGGCCGGCCGCCGTCGTTCCCCACCTTTGGACCGCCCTCCACGCACCGGTCCCGCGCGTGATCGCGGTGGGCACGCGGGCGTTGGTCGCCGCCCGCGGCGATTTCGCGGGCCGCGAGTACCTGATGCTTGACGCCACGGCGTACTATTCCGGGCCCAACAACTTCGGCGGCGGCGTCGGACCCCGGACGGCGGTCGGGCTCCTGGCGCAGCGCGGGGTGGTCGCGGTCGATCCTTCGCTGATTCCCCTCGGGACGCGGTTGTTCATCGACGGCTATGGCTACGCCGTCGCCGGCGACACCGGCGGCGCGATCCAAGGCATGCGCATCGATCTGTGCTTCAACAGCTACGACGAAGCGATCCACTTCGGCCGCCGGACGGTCAAGGTCTACATTCTCGATCGCCGGTAG
- a CDS encoding VOC family protein: MPQLAHVALIVRSLDAPASLPVSALDLAPRERTALPGEGVTVSFITMGAACVELIQPVGPPGPLLRFLNARGEGIHHVALRVVDIEAAIARAAGAGIRVSGEAPRPGAHGARVAFLHPASLHGVLVELVEAAT, translated from the coding sequence GTGCCGCAACTGGCGCATGTGGCGCTCATCGTCCGAAGCCTCGATGCGCCGGCATCCCTTCCCGTGTCCGCACTCGACCTCGCGCCGCGGGAGCGGACGGCCCTGCCGGGCGAGGGGGTGACGGTGTCCTTCATCACCATGGGGGCGGCCTGCGTCGAGCTGATTCAGCCGGTCGGGCCGCCCGGCCCGCTCCTCAGGTTTCTCAACGCTCGGGGCGAAGGCATTCACCACGTCGCCCTTCGCGTGGTGGACATTGAGGCGGCGATCGCCCGCGCCGCGGGCGCGGGCATTCGGGTGTCGGGCGAGGCGCCCAGACCGGGCGCGCACGGTGCCCGGGTCGCGTTCCTTCACCCCGCGTCGCTCCACGGCGTTCTCGTGGAGTTGGTGGAGGCGGCCACGTAG
- a CDS encoding methylmalonyl-CoA mutase family protein produces the protein MPDDANETASGIPVARVYTGADAAGIDPRRDIGLPGEAPFTRGIYPTMYRGRLWTMRQYAGYATAEESNRRFRYLLQQGQTGLSIAFDLPTQMGYDSDHPLAEAEVGKVGVAIDSLADMEVLLGGIPLDRVSTSMTINATAAILLCMYQAVAERQGVPADRIDGTTQNDILKEYIARGTYIYPPGPSMRLVTDAFAYCADHLPRWNPISISGYHIREAGATAVQEVAFTLGNAIAYLRAAQEAGMDVDRIAPRLAFFFDAQMDFFEEIAKFRAARRLWARTMRERFGARDPRSGMLRFHTQTAGVALTAQQADNNVVRVAIQALAAVLGGTQSLHTNARDEALALPTDESALLALRTQQIIAYETGAPSTVDPLGGSYYVETLTAEIERRAEAYLERIGQLGGMLAAIEQGFVQGEIAEAAYREQQQVEAGRRVIVGVNRYQSEEGRVPPILRVDPSVVEDQRARLRRVRAERDHGRVQATLAALAGAARGRDNLLPPILDCVRAYATVGEICDTFRGCFGVYRPAAVV, from the coding sequence ATGCCGGACGACGCGAACGAGACGGCATCGGGCATTCCCGTGGCTCGGGTCTACACCGGCGCCGACGCGGCCGGGATCGACCCCCGCCGCGACATCGGCCTGCCCGGCGAAGCCCCCTTTACCCGCGGCATCTATCCGACGATGTACCGGGGCCGGCTGTGGACGATGCGGCAGTACGCGGGGTACGCCACCGCCGAAGAGTCCAACCGGCGCTTCCGGTACCTGCTCCAGCAGGGGCAGACCGGGCTCTCCATCGCCTTCGATCTGCCGACCCAGATGGGCTACGACTCCGATCACCCGCTCGCGGAGGCGGAAGTCGGCAAGGTCGGGGTGGCGATCGACTCGCTCGCCGACATGGAAGTGCTCCTCGGCGGGATTCCGCTCGACCGCGTCAGCACGTCCATGACGATCAACGCCACCGCGGCGATACTGCTGTGCATGTACCAGGCGGTCGCCGAGCGGCAGGGCGTCCCGGCGGACCGTATCGACGGGACGACGCAGAACGACATCCTGAAAGAGTACATCGCCCGCGGGACCTACATCTATCCACCCGGGCCGTCGATGCGGCTGGTGACGGACGCGTTTGCGTACTGCGCGGATCACCTGCCCCGCTGGAACCCGATCAGCATCAGCGGCTACCACATCCGCGAAGCCGGCGCGACGGCGGTCCAGGAAGTCGCCTTCACGCTCGGCAACGCGATCGCCTACCTCCGGGCGGCGCAGGAGGCCGGCATGGACGTCGACCGCATCGCGCCGCGGCTCGCGTTTTTCTTCGACGCCCAGATGGACTTCTTCGAGGAGATTGCGAAGTTCCGCGCGGCGCGGCGCCTGTGGGCGCGGACGATGCGCGAGCGGTTCGGCGCCCGCGACCCGCGCTCCGGCATGTTGCGGTTCCATACCCAGACCGCCGGCGTGGCCCTCACCGCCCAGCAGGCGGACAACAACGTCGTGCGGGTGGCGATCCAGGCGCTCGCCGCGGTGCTCGGCGGGACCCAGTCGCTGCACACGAACGCGCGCGACGAGGCCCTCGCCCTTCCGACCGATGAGTCGGCGCTGTTGGCCCTGCGGACACAGCAGATCATCGCCTATGAGACGGGCGCGCCGTCCACGGTGGACCCGCTCGGCGGATCCTACTACGTCGAAACGCTGACCGCGGAAATCGAACGCCGGGCCGAGGCGTATCTCGAGCGCATCGGGCAGTTGGGCGGGATGCTCGCGGCGATCGAGCAGGGGTTCGTGCAGGGGGAGATCGCCGAGGCCGCCTACCGCGAGCAGCAGCAGGTCGAGGCGGGCCGCCGCGTTATCGTCGGCGTCAACCGCTACCAGAGCGAGGAAGGGCGGGTGCCGCCGATCCTGCGCGTGGATCCGTCCGTGGTGGAGGACCAGCGGGCCCGCCTCCGGCGGGTGCGGGCGGAGCGCGATCACGGCCGGGTGCAGGCGACGCTCGCGGCGCTCGCCGGCGCCGCCCGGGGCCGCGACAATCTCCTGCCCCCGATCCTCGATTGCGTGCGCGCGTACGCGACGGTCGGGGAGATCTGCGATACCTTCCGCGGCTGCTTCGGCGTCTACCGGCCGGCGGCGGTCGTGTGA
- a CDS encoding biotin/lipoyl-containing protein, translating into MTTYYVRVDGVSLEVALEETSEGPRVFGVGLRAAAVRATGTPTRPAGRRSPSRTRPSRIDLAELLPGWYSLLVDGRSHTLGVATWHNPTRGGPGAEPALGGSRRWMLLIDGVTNAVDVGRSPRVPGVTAAVTAGTGQVRAPMPGLVVAIRAEPGTAVVPGQPLIIMEAMKMQMEIRAPHAGTVREVRVVPGQDVAGNELLATVE; encoded by the coding sequence GTGACGACCTATTATGTCCGCGTGGACGGTGTGTCCCTGGAGGTCGCACTCGAGGAAACATCCGAGGGCCCGAGGGTCTTTGGGGTGGGCCTGCGGGCGGCTGCCGTGCGCGCGACCGGCACCCCGACGCGGCCGGCGGGCCGTCGGTCCCCGTCGCGCACGCGGCCGAGCCGGATCGACCTCGCCGAACTCCTGCCGGGATGGTACTCGCTGCTCGTGGACGGTCGGTCGCATACCCTCGGCGTTGCCACCTGGCACAACCCCACCCGTGGCGGCCCGGGGGCGGAGCCTGCGCTGGGCGGGTCCCGCCGCTGGATGCTCCTCATCGACGGCGTCACGAACGCCGTCGACGTGGGACGGTCTCCGCGGGTCCCCGGCGTGACGGCGGCCGTCACGGCCGGAACGGGACAGGTCCGGGCTCCCATGCCGGGTTTGGTCGTGGCCATCCGGGCCGAACCGGGAACGGCCGTGGTGCCGGGCCAGCCGCTGATTATAATGGAGGCGATGAAGATGCAGATGGAGATCCGCGCCCCGCACGCCGGTACCGTCCGCGAGGTTCGGGTCGTGCCCGGCCAGGACGTGGCGGGCAACGAACTCCTCGCCACGGTAGAGTAG
- a CDS encoding biotin carboxylase N-terminal domain-containing protein has product MAARPPDSNGGALRKVLVANRGEIALRVIRACRVSGLEAVAVYSDADRTAPHVAAADEAYRLGPAPAAESYLSVGAIVDAARRSGADAVHPGYGFLAENPALAAACAGAGLVFVGPPAAALARCGDKAETRRVVRAAGVPILPGTDPLDDAALAREAERIGFPVLLKAAFGGGGKGIHLVSRAADLAAAVRLARGEARGAFGDDRVYLERWLDRARHVEVQILADAAGAVVHLGERECSIQRRHQKVIEEAPSPALDAPLRDAMGRAAIAAARAVGYANAGTVEFVLSGRDFFFLEINARLQVEHPVTELVTGIDLARLQFAIAGGAALPFGQDDVAMRGHAIEGRISAEDPDAGFVPWVGRVGHVVLPGGPGVRVDAALIPGMDVTRFYDPMLAKVIAWGETRAEAIARLGEALRETIITGVPTTVPFLRWALAHPAFRDGTYTTRFVETEWNGRPRSAPDIAGPAAAALTHLTERGAPAAVPHAGRAWIEAARREGLS; this is encoded by the coding sequence ATGGCCGCCCGCCCGCCGGACTCGAACGGGGGGGCGCTCCGCAAGGTGCTCGTCGCCAACCGGGGCGAGATCGCGCTGCGCGTCATTCGGGCCTGCCGGGTGAGCGGCCTCGAGGCGGTGGCGGTCTACAGCGACGCGGACCGGACCGCGCCGCACGTCGCCGCGGCCGACGAGGCGTACCGGCTCGGCCCGGCGCCGGCGGCGGAGTCGTATCTCTCGGTCGGCGCGATCGTCGACGCCGCCCGCCGGTCGGGCGCCGACGCGGTGCACCCCGGCTACGGCTTCCTGGCCGAGAATCCCGCGCTCGCCGCGGCGTGCGCCGGCGCGGGGCTGGTATTCGTCGGGCCGCCCGCCGCCGCGCTGGCCCGGTGCGGCGACAAAGCCGAAACGCGGCGGGTCGTGCGGGCCGCCGGCGTCCCGATCCTGCCGGGCACCGATCCGCTGGACGACGCGGCCCTCGCGCGGGAAGCGGAGCGGATCGGATTCCCCGTGCTGCTCAAAGCCGCGTTCGGCGGCGGGGGCAAAGGCATTCACCTCGTGTCCCGCGCCGCCGATCTGGCGGCCGCCGTCCGGCTCGCCAGGGGCGAGGCCCGCGGCGCCTTCGGCGACGACCGCGTGTATCTCGAGCGGTGGCTCGACCGCGCCCGGCACGTCGAGGTGCAGATTCTCGCCGACGCGGCGGGCGCGGTCGTCCACCTCGGCGAACGGGAGTGCTCGATCCAGCGCCGTCATCAGAAGGTCATCGAAGAAGCCCCGTCGCCCGCGCTCGACGCGCCGCTGCGGGACGCCATGGGCCGCGCGGCGATCGCCGCCGCCCGCGCCGTCGGTTACGCCAACGCCGGCACCGTGGAGTTCGTGCTGAGCGGCCGTGACTTTTTCTTCCTGGAGATCAACGCCCGGCTGCAGGTGGAGCACCCGGTGACCGAACTCGTGACGGGCATCGACCTGGCGCGCCTGCAATTCGCGATCGCCGGCGGTGCGGCGCTGCCGTTCGGTCAGGACGACGTCGCGATGCGCGGCCACGCCATCGAGGGCCGGATTTCCGCCGAGGACCCGGACGCCGGGTTCGTCCCCTGGGTCGGCCGCGTTGGGCACGTGGTGCTGCCGGGCGGCCCGGGCGTGCGGGTCGACGCGGCGCTGATACCCGGCATGGACGTCACCCGGTTCTACGATCCTATGCTGGCGAAAGTGATCGCCTGGGGGGAGACGCGCGCCGAGGCGATCGCGCGCCTCGGCGAGGCGCTGCGCGAGACGATCATCACCGGCGTGCCGACCACCGTGCCCTTCCTCCGGTGGGCGCTCGCGCACCCGGCGTTTCGCGACGGGACCTACACCACCCGGTTTGTCGAGACGGAGTGGAACGGACGCCCGCGCAGCGCGCCGGACATCGCGGGTCCCGCCGCCGCGGCGCTCACGCATCTGACGGAGCGCGGGGCGCCGGCCGCTGTTCCGCACGCGGGGAGAGCGTGGATCGAGGCGGCGCGACGCGAAGGCCTGTCGTGA
- a CDS encoding carboxyl transferase domain-containing protein, producing MPEQPDRRLEELRARRARTEAGGGDERVARQHDAGKLTARERVAELLDPGTFVELDRFVSHRATEFGLDKIEAPGDGVVTGYGAIHGRLVYVFSQDFTVLGGSLGEAHAAKVCKIMDLAVRNGAPVIGLNDSGGARIQEGVASLGGYAEIFLRNTLASGVVPQISAILGPCAGGAVYSPAITDFTIMVRGTSYMFVTGPQVVKAVTREDVSLDALGGAEVHATRSGVAHFMAGSDEDALALIRRLLTYLPQNNLDEAPRADAADDPQRMDAALDTLVPADPNRPYDMRDVIGRVVDHGEFLEVHEHFAPNLVVGFARLGGRSVGVVAQQPAVLAGVLDINSSVKGARFVRFCDAFNIPLVTFVDVPGFLPGTAQEHGGIIKHGAKLLYAYCEATVPKLAVITRKAYGGAYDVMSSKHIRGDLNLAWPTAEIAVMGPEGAIDIIFRRDLDAADDRKAMRARLAAEYRERFANPYIAAERGYIDDVIEPRETRPRLISALEMLAGKRDRNPSRKHGNIPL from the coding sequence GTGCCCGAGCAGCCCGACCGGCGCCTCGAAGAATTGCGCGCGCGCCGTGCCCGCACCGAGGCGGGCGGCGGCGACGAACGCGTCGCCCGGCAGCACGACGCCGGGAAGCTCACCGCGCGCGAGCGCGTCGCGGAGCTTCTCGACCCCGGCACGTTTGTCGAGCTGGACCGCTTCGTGTCCCACCGGGCCACCGAGTTCGGCCTGGACAAGATCGAGGCCCCCGGCGACGGCGTGGTGACCGGATACGGCGCGATCCACGGACGCCTCGTGTACGTCTTCTCCCAGGACTTTACGGTGCTCGGCGGCTCGCTCGGCGAGGCGCACGCCGCGAAGGTCTGCAAGATCATGGATCTCGCCGTGCGCAACGGGGCGCCGGTGATCGGGCTGAACGACTCCGGCGGCGCCCGCATCCAGGAGGGCGTCGCCAGTCTCGGCGGATATGCGGAGATCTTTCTGCGCAACACGCTGGCGAGCGGAGTCGTTCCGCAGATCTCGGCGATTCTGGGTCCCTGCGCCGGCGGGGCGGTCTATTCGCCGGCGATCACCGATTTTACGATCATGGTGCGCGGGACGAGCTACATGTTCGTCACCGGGCCGCAGGTCGTGAAGGCGGTGACCCGCGAGGACGTGAGCCTGGACGCCCTCGGTGGCGCCGAAGTGCATGCGACGCGGAGCGGCGTCGCGCACTTCATGGCCGGTTCCGACGAGGACGCGCTCGCGCTGATCCGGCGGCTCCTCACCTACCTCCCCCAGAACAACCTCGACGAGGCGCCCCGCGCGGACGCCGCCGACGATCCGCAGCGCATGGATGCCGCGCTCGACACGCTCGTCCCCGCGGATCCGAACCGCCCCTACGACATGCGGGACGTCATCGGACGCGTCGTCGACCACGGGGAGTTCCTCGAGGTCCACGAGCACTTCGCACCCAACCTCGTGGTCGGCTTCGCGCGTCTCGGGGGCCGGTCCGTCGGCGTGGTGGCGCAGCAGCCGGCCGTGCTGGCCGGGGTGCTCGACATCAACAGTTCGGTCAAAGGCGCGCGATTCGTCCGCTTCTGCGACGCGTTCAACATCCCGCTCGTGACTTTCGTCGACGTGCCGGGGTTCCTGCCGGGGACCGCGCAGGAGCACGGCGGCATCATCAAGCACGGGGCAAAGCTGCTGTACGCTTACTGCGAGGCCACGGTCCCGAAGCTCGCCGTGATCACCCGGAAGGCCTACGGCGGCGCCTACGACGTGATGTCGAGCAAGCACATCCGGGGCGACCTCAACCTCGCCTGGCCGACCGCGGAGATCGCAGTGATGGGTCCCGAAGGCGCCATCGACATCATCTTCCGGCGGGACCTGGATGCCGCCGATGATCGCAAGGCGATGCGGGCGCGTCTCGCCGCGGAGTACCGGGAGCGCTTCGCGAATCCCTACATCGCCGCGGAGCGCGGCTACATCGACGACGTCATCGAGCCCCGCGAGACCCGCCCGCGGCTCATTTCCGCCCTGGAGATGCTGGCCGGGAAGCGCGACCGCAACCCGTCCCGCAAGCACGGCAACATCCCGCTCTGA